Below is a genomic region from Raphanus sativus cultivar WK10039 chromosome 4, ASM80110v3, whole genome shotgun sequence.
TTTTGTCAATTTCTCAAATTAACGTTAAACGTCTTTGACAATTAGAGAAAGAAAAACTGTATCCAATGGTCAATTGTTTTTCAAATCTTTCTTCTACCTCTGTTCATGATTTCTAGATACTTCTTATGTTTTTCTCGATGTCAAATTACTTTGAACTCATATCTATAATCACAGACAAACATCAAGTAATCACTGCCACACTTTACTGAACTTAATCTAAAGAAAGAACTACATCGACCAAGCAGAAACAAACTGGGAGTAAAAGAAAGAATCAAATCAATATTGAGAATTTTATTCCTAAACAAGATTCACCTCACAAGATCGTAAGAACATGATGGAAACCAATTAAAACCCTGTGAACAAAAGAATTCAATAAACCCCCCAAAAAAAGACACGATGGTATCTCTAACCAAACCAATGTACAAAACTTTCGAGGCAGCTTCTTCTCTCCTCCTGCCCGTCTCTACATATCTCCTAACAGCAAAGACTCTCACGTCTGCGTTTACACAATGTACAAAAACGCAAACGCTTCAAATCACAAAAAcaccaaaagaaaacaatatccAAACGCTGTCCTAATCTTTGCGCAGCAGCAGCAGTCAGGGATTGAACTAAACCTTCATTTTCTCTCCTGTTAGTTTCATCAGCTTTTCAATGTGTCAAAACGTATCAAACAATGTCGGTGGCTGTTAGTCCTTGGCCACCCTTCCTGGAGATAAATATACGATTTTGCAGCCCCTCCAGCTGCTTTCCCCTAAAACTATGGGCAGGCCAAGTCCCCAAGTCCACTCTGATTTTAAAGAATTAGAATTACAAGGAATGAACACCACTCTGCCGCCAATTAAATGAATAGTGTGTTTTCAGGACGTAGAAGGTGGCCTAGTATCTGGGGTCGTTGTTTTGTTCCTATGGGACATGCAGTCAGGGCAAGGGAATGTGTAAATAGAGTCATTAGGTCGTTTTAGCTCAAACCCCTTTGAGTCACTATGAGACCTCATGTTTAGCATCTGACGTTTAAAACTCCGCCATCTGCCAGGAGAAAACACAGCAGAAAAAACAGCGTTTCAGCATGAAGGGAAAATAATGTAACAGAGTTTAACGTTTGCAGATGAAAGCAAACGCAAAAAAAGCTCAGAAGAGGTGAGTACCCAATGTTGGGATTGTCAAAGATGATTGCTAATTTTCGCTTGTCTGGTCTAATAGTTTTGGAATGTCCTCCAAACAAGTATCTTCGATGACCCATGAGAAAGTGAGGGAAGTTTCCACCTTGTGTTGTCACAAATACCTCACTGTGGAGACAGACCGTGTAATCTATGGCAGCCATTCTGGAAGAGAAGTTCTAAACACAGTGTCATGTCAGAACTCAGAAAATAATTGACCACACAAATAGTACTTTGGAACAAACAGTGGGAAAAAAAGGCAGACCTTACATGGAGAAAGTTCCTCCTCTGAGGCAAGCATCTCCTTTGTTTGTAAATTCGGGAACATCTCTAGTAGTGGGGCCATTGTTCTATTCGCATTATATATCTGACCAGATGCAAGGTATATATATGTGCTTTTGCTGAAACCCATTCCTCTGAGCATTAACCCCACCTGAAAGGTTTATAAGAAATGTATAAACCAAACAGGACAACTAACACCAGTGCTCACCCAACAGAACACGTCACATTATTGCTCACAAGGATTTGTGGAGCAATTCTAATGGGTGATTAACATTTGAAGATCCGAGAATGCTAAGAAGTGTccagaaacaaacaaaaactgaTAAGTACCTCTAAAGGAGTTAATGGGCATTTCCCATTTTGCCTGATAGCACCAGGTCGAATAACACGGCCTGGTTTTGTGAATTTTCCTTTCCATCCCCGTTCTCTTGCTGCAATCATATCTTGTTTTTCTTGGTTGCCACCATCAAATATACAACAGGAGAAAGCTACCATGTCCTGAAACATGAATAAATAGCTTATTATATTTCTCATCTTAGACAAAAAAATCATTCAAAATTGTTATAGACATGATAAAGACCAGCGGGGATTCTTGAGAAGTCTCTCCTTTACATGGAACAAACCTCTTCAAAGCGCAGATGTACAGATACGTACTTTGTTCCGTGGTCTGCACTTTGCTCCTTCATTCTCTTCACCAGCGTTTCTCCTAGGGTTAGAATGGGTTCTGAAAACCTCAGGGCTTCGTAATTCGCCAAACATCTAAGTCTCTGGACAGCTTTAGGAGCATCAAACGAAAGTCTATTTGCAAATGGTGAGATTCGTATAACCCTGTGCCATGTAAAGATAACAAATCTTCAATGAAAAGGGCTATACAGACCCAAAACATCTCTTCCACTAAAAAGATGGTGGTTTACTGTCCTAGCATGTGAAACCATCTTCAAAAGAATAAACTGAAACTTACTTCTCCTCAAGTAGCTTGGGCAAGATGGAGTCCCGATAATATTGAATAGGTGACCAAGCTTTAACTCTGAAGTTGTAGACATTTGTCATGTTATAGTCAAATCGCTCCATTATATATTCAGGAATTGTGTCAACCACCCGCACATCATTTGCTAAGGTACTGACAAAGAACTCTTCATCGTAGATGTCCCCAAATTTACTGAAAGAAAACTCTCTGTTTGAGAAGCAGTCTTACAAAAGATCGGACAAACAAAGTTTTCAAAAGAAAGCATATTATAATATAACCTAGGATCTCTCCATATGCTGTGATAGTGAAAATTAGGAATCACTAGAGTTGCATTAAGATAGCCAGCGACAGCAACCGCATTGCATATCTGAGAATAACATggtagagaagaagaagaagtcaacAACTTTTGACATTAACAAAGATTCATAAACATGATTGAGCGAAATGCATTCATGAAAAAATCAACAAACCTACCGATGTCCTCTGCTGATTCAGTCCCCCGTTTGCCTCCACATATATGTAACCGTTTGAGTCCGGCAAGGctacatttgaaaaaaaaaaacagattacgATCCAATGAACAGGCTAACTCTGACATTAAATAATtcaaaaactacaaaaaaaaaagaatctaccTCCAGTGGACTTGTTAACGTACGGCTTCCACTCCCCACCTTTATACGAATGCTTCCAAATGGTTGATATCTGAGAGGTATACGATAGTAGTGGTTTATGACTCAAACCATCTAACACACGTGGCATAGCATTCATGATATTACGGTTCACCTAGGTTTCCTAATCGAACCTATAACTAAATGGTAAACCTTTGTTCCACATCCAACGAAATCGTGAggaaacatataaataaaactaaccGCATCAGCCGAGGAGTTATCGGCGTCCATGTCAGGGCGGAGCTTGGCGTAAAGCTGGGGGCTTTTGTAGACGGATCCAGGGGGAGACCGATGCCTTATGATGGGGCCAACGTCGAACGAGACGGTGCCCATGTAAAGCAGCATACACGAGATGTAGATCAGAGGAGCGAACAGGAAGACTCCCTGGCGCCGGAGGAGAACCGATACGACGAGCCACGAGAGGCGATGAGCGAGCGTCCGATTCGGCTGAACGGCGGCGGGAAATCGCCCCGAGGCTTTCGACCGTCGGTAACGAGGAGAACGGCGGGGGGACCCCGGAGGGGATGGTGTCGTGTGGCCGCTTCCCGGCAGCCGGTTCTTCGCGAGCATTTgggtgggggggggggaatCGACAGATCTCAATTAGAGCATTATGTGATAAGTCAGCTGATGCGGCGGTGAGAAGGTCGCGAATCGTAGAGATTCGGTGAATTTATGTACCTCACGGCGGAGGCTGCGGCGGAGCGCGGTTGCGGAATTTGAACTGAATCGccggaagagagagagagagtctgtGTGGACcggaccttttttttttttccttctcttttaCGGTGGAGGCTTGATCACATGCGCACCCTTTCCTTTCTCTCTTCCTTTTTATTCTCCCCTTTAGATTTcaaatttctattattatttattataagcatttttctttatttgggatttttttttttaaaaaattatgtttttatattaaagtcctgttcgtttggttgctGCCGGTTTCAGCAtcagcgtcagcgtcggcgtcggtGTCAGCGGCTGCGTCAAATTCGTTTATCTGATGTTCCTTTGGTTGCCGCCGACGCCGACACTGATTATTGTTCGTTTCGAAGACGCAGAAAATTGACGCAACCGCATGACGCAGACGCATGACGCTGTTTTGGGTTGTTCGTTTGATTGATACTGCgactattttcatttattcatattttatatttaaaaatttgtaaaattgtattttaaataaataaaatgtagtttaaatatatttacatccataaaatattatatttaattggtaataaattttggtcaaatattaaaatataaaaatatttgatgtcataaatcataagctaaataaaaataaaaataatacatcaaaatattacatttaattttcaaaattatcattTCAAACAAATAAGGCaaatatgtttcaaaaaaataaactaatccCACtgatcatttataaatatttataaattatttataaaattttataaactcaaCTCTACTTCTACgtactataatttttaaacaataatcgccaaattataaatttaaatattaaaatatttttaactaactgtattttgaaaattagtatttactttttttatttcaaacaaCTTCTCATAGAACTTCAGTtaaacatcaaataatataatacatttttgccaaaaataccacatttaaaattgataatatgaaatatattatattattccaAC
It encodes:
- the LOC108849188 gene encoding protein ESMERALDA 1, with the protein product MLAKNRLPGSGHTTPSPPGSPRRSPRYRRSKASGRFPAAVQPNRTLAHRLSWLVVSVLLRRQGVFLFAPLIYISCMLLYMGTVSFDVGPIIRHRSPPGSVYKSPQLYAKLRPDMDADNSSADAISTIWKHSYKGGEWKPYVNKSTGALPDSNGYIYVEANGGLNQQRTSICNAVAVAGYLNATLVIPNFHYHSIWRDPSKFGDIYDEEFFVSTLANDVRVVDTIPEYIMERFDYNMTNVYNFRVKAWSPIQYYRDSILPKLLEEKVIRISPFANRLSFDAPKAVQRLRCLANYEALRFSEPILTLGETLVKRMKEQSADHGTKYVSVHLRFEEDMVAFSCCIFDGGNQEKQDMIAARERGWKGKFTKPGRVIRPGAIRQNGKCPLTPLEVGLMLRGMGFSKSTYIYLASGQIYNANRTMAPLLEMFPNLQTKEMLASEEELSPCKNFSSRMAAIDYTVCLHSEVFVTTQGGNFPHFLMGHRRYLFGGHSKTIRPDKRKLAIIFDNPNIGWRSFKRQMLNMRSHSDSKGFELKRPNDSIYTFPCPDCMSHRNKTTTPDTRPPSTS